A single genomic interval of Eleutherodactylus coqui strain aEleCoq1 chromosome 3, aEleCoq1.hap1, whole genome shotgun sequence harbors:
- the WDR82 gene encoding WD repeat-containing protein 82 translates to MKLTDNVLRSFRVAKVFRENSDKINCFDFSPTGETVISSSDDDSIVLYDCQEGKPKRTLYSKKYGVDLIRYTHAANTVVYSSNKIDDTIRYLSLHDNKYIRYFPGHSKRVVALSMSPVDDAFISGSLDKTIRLWDLRSPNCQGLMHLQGKPVCSFDPEGLIFAAGVNSETVKLYDLRSFDKGPFATFKMNYDRTCEWTSLKFSNDGKLILLATNSGFLRLVDAFKGAVLHTFGGYNNSKGVTLEGSFTPDSQFIMIGSEDGKIHVWNGESGMKVAVLDGKHTGPITCLQFNPKFMTFASACSNMAFWLPTIDD, encoded by the exons ATGAAGTTAACCGACAACGTCTTACGAAGTTTCCGTGTGGCCAAAGTTTTCCGGGAGAATTCGGATAAAATCAACTGCTTCGACTTCAGTCCGACCGGAGAGACGGTGATCTCCAGCAGCGACGACGACTCCATCGTGCTGTACGACTGCCAGGAGGGGAA GCCCaagaggacattatacagtaagaaGTACGGCGTGGACCTCATCCGCTACACGCACGCCGCCAACACCGTGGTCTACAGCTCCAACAAGATTGATG ATACAATCCGATACCTGTCGCTTCATGATAACAAATACATCCGGTATTTCCCTGGCCACAGCAAAAG GGTTGTGGCTCTGTCGATGTCTCCTGTGGATGACGCCTTCATTTCCGGATCCTTGGATAAAACAATCAGGTTGTGGGATCTTCGCTCTCCCAACTGTCAG GGTTTGATGCACCTGCAGGGGAAGCCAGTGTGTTCTTTTGACCCCGAGGGTCTTATTTTTGCAGCGGGGGTGAATTCTGAGACGGTGAAGCTTTATGATCTGCGTTCCTTCGATAAG GGTCCATTTGCCACCTTCAAGATGAATTATGACCGGACCTGTGAGTGGACGTCCCTCAAATTCAGCAACGATGGTAAATTAATACTGCTGGCGACAAATAGTGGCTTCCTGCGGCTTGTGGATGCGTTCAAGGGGGCTGTGCTCCACACATTCGGG GGGTATAACAACAGTAAAGGCGTCACTCTTGAAGGCTCCTTCACTCCGGATTCGCAGTTCATTATGATTG GGTCAGAAGATGGAAAGATCCATGTATGGAATGGAGAAAGCGGCATGAAAGTGGCTGTGCTGGACGGCAAACACACCGGACCCATCACCTGCCTGCAGTTCAACCCCAAATTCATGACTTTCGCCAGCGCCTGCTCTAACATG GCTTTCTGGCTGCCGACCATTGATGACTAA